Proteins co-encoded in one Parascardovia denticolens DSM 10105 = JCM 12538 genomic window:
- a CDS encoding 16S rRNA (guanine(527)-N(7))-methyltransferase RsmG: protein MADQLDSSPIIEQVLGPATAKLTRFHAKLEKEGEPRGLIGPRDVDIIWERHILNSAALLPFVRTALDAIPSRLYLGEVDGENAPIVGDIGSGGGFPGIVLAALLPHVRFFLIEPMERRCEWLQEVVEELDLNNATIVRARTEELEAILKRKAGGKSGKTRGKGKNSLKFDRSASAKNIGKLEKAGTAPNIDAINNAVDAVNNANHIDKSENAKYTEDANQFHKMLSLHRNTSYFDAWELFQEENPYFSGFNIVTCRAVAPMTKLARMTLPLLVPGGRLIALKGKSAQAELDKAEKELRKNHADSYHAYLAPIGPGLEPTHVVTVSKK, encoded by the coding sequence GTGGCCGATCAGCTGGACTCCTCCCCCATCATTGAGCAGGTTCTAGGCCCTGCGACCGCGAAATTGACGCGATTCCATGCGAAATTGGAAAAAGAAGGCGAACCCCGCGGCCTGATTGGTCCCCGTGATGTCGATATCATTTGGGAGCGGCATATCCTCAATTCCGCAGCCCTTCTCCCCTTCGTTCGCACGGCTTTGGATGCTATCCCTTCCCGGCTTTATTTGGGCGAAGTTGATGGCGAAAACGCTCCCATTGTGGGAGATATCGGCTCTGGTGGTGGATTTCCTGGCATCGTTCTTGCCGCCCTTCTCCCCCATGTCAGGTTCTTCCTTATTGAACCGATGGAACGACGCTGCGAATGGCTTCAGGAAGTGGTGGAAGAACTTGATTTGAATAACGCCACTATTGTGCGCGCCCGCACGGAGGAGCTGGAGGCCATCCTCAAGAGGAAAGCCGGTGGAAAATCCGGGAAAACTCGAGGAAAAGGCAAAAACTCTCTGAAATTTGACAGATCCGCCTCCGCCAAGAATATAGGAAAGCTGGAGAAAGCGGGTACGGCGCCGAATATTGATGCAATTAATAACGCAGTTGACGCGGTTAACAACGCAAATCACATTGACAAGTCTGAGAACGCCAAATATACCGAAGATGCCAATCAGTTCCACAAGATGCTGTCTCTTCACAGGAACACCTCTTATTTTGATGCCTGGGAGCTCTTCCAAGAGGAGAACCCGTATTTCTCCGGTTTCAATATCGTCACCTGCCGGGCTGTCGCTCCGATGACGAAACTTGCTCGGATGACCCTTCCCCTATTAGTGCCAGGCGGTCGTTTGATCGCGCTCAAGGGGAAATCGGCGCAGGCGGAACTTGATAAGGCCGAAAAAGAACTCAGGAAAAACCATGCTGATTCTTATCATGCCTATCTCGCTCCTATCGGTCCAGGACTTGAACCAACGCATGTGGTGACTGTCTCCAAAAAGTAG
- the yidC gene encoding membrane protein insertase YidC produces the protein MALDQGFFGWIYKILRPLEIAMTYIIKFFHDILTNIGLRGQQGIAWVISVMLLVVLVRLLILPLFIKQMVSMRNMQAVQPQLQKIQNKYKGKTDPASREAMSRETMKIYQDNHVNPAGSCIPALIQSPVFMAMFYTLSMVTYISNGARGPLGAFDKAVSTEFAQARVFNITLSSMFTTANPGGKITIGIFVALMCFTMFYSQWHNTRRNMPRASMQGRSYRTQMMMSFIFPVMYIFSGIAFPFAVLVYWLTNNIWTLGQTFWQTYNMPTPGSPAAEAKEKRDYKRETARRKRAGEISIEEEALLKAKEEEERLKSEGHQRKQPVRKKRK, from the coding sequence ATGGCTCTCGATCAAGGCTTCTTCGGCTGGATCTACAAGATTCTGCGACCGCTCGAAATCGCGATGACCTACATCATCAAATTCTTTCATGACATTCTGACCAACATCGGCCTTCGAGGGCAGCAAGGAATCGCCTGGGTGATCTCCGTCATGCTTCTGGTGGTGCTTGTCCGCCTGCTGATTCTTCCCCTCTTCATCAAACAGATGGTCTCCATGCGGAATATGCAGGCAGTCCAACCCCAACTGCAGAAAATCCAGAACAAGTACAAGGGGAAGACCGACCCAGCCAGCCGTGAAGCCATGAGCCGGGAAACCATGAAGATCTACCAGGACAATCATGTGAACCCTGCCGGGTCCTGCATTCCCGCCCTCATCCAGTCCCCCGTCTTCATGGCCATGTTCTATACCCTTTCCATGGTCACTTATATCTCCAACGGGGCCCGTGGTCCTCTCGGCGCTTTTGATAAGGCTGTTTCCACTGAATTCGCTCAGGCTCGGGTTTTCAACATCACCCTGTCCTCCATGTTCACCACGGCGAATCCTGGCGGAAAAATCACCATCGGCATTTTCGTGGCCCTCATGTGCTTCACCATGTTCTACTCCCAGTGGCACAACACCCGCCGGAACATGCCTCGCGCATCCATGCAAGGCCGGTCTTACCGCACCCAGATGATGATGTCTTTCATCTTCCCGGTCATGTACATCTTCTCCGGTATCGCCTTCCCCTTCGCCGTCCTGGTCTACTGGCTGACCAACAACATCTGGACTTTGGGACAGACCTTCTGGCAGACCTACAATATGCCTACTCCTGGCTCCCCCGCCGCCGAGGCCAAAGAGAAGCGCGATTATAAGCGCGAGACCGCTCGCCGCAAGCGGGCCGGGGAGATCTCCATAGAAGAGGAAGCCCTGCTCAAGGCCAAGGAAGAAGAGGAACGGCTGAAGAGCGAGGGACATCAACGCAAACAGCCGGTCCGCAAAAAGCGCAAGTAG